From a single Anaerolineales bacterium genomic region:
- a CDS encoding SUMF1/EgtB/PvdO family nonheme iron enzyme, translating into MTLILISSCASAPSVAAITPPYIDTGIDPESWALIPAGSFPYGQHDLITDVDYDYEMMVTTVTNEQYARFLNEASAAGAITVGEVEVETGEQVWAEFGAHGFYPGDPYDGYKHEEEIKPGDKLFFPTEADGVRITFDGQTFRAIHEYSNHPVTMMTWFGANAYCEFYGWRLPSEIEWEKAARGTELVDGHGLPFPWGTHIERNNANYYSSFDLFVKMFGKLGNTTPVGFYNGNTYTLPEGSYTTLDSASPYGLYDMAGNVWQWTGDDYPKQHYRHMRGGSFYSYEVDLRVWKFNSAGPQHYSPQVGFRCAR; encoded by the coding sequence ATGACATTGATTCTGATTTCATCCTGCGCCTCCGCGCCGAGCGTCGCCGCCATCACGCCTCCCTACATTGACACGGGAATTGATCCCGAATCCTGGGCATTGATCCCCGCTGGAAGTTTTCCCTATGGACAGCACGACCTCATCACAGACGTGGATTACGATTACGAGATGATGGTCACAACTGTCACCAACGAGCAGTACGCACGCTTCCTGAACGAAGCGTCCGCGGCAGGCGCGATCACTGTCGGCGAGGTGGAGGTTGAGACTGGCGAGCAGGTTTGGGCGGAGTTTGGAGCGCACGGTTTTTATCCAGGCGATCCCTACGATGGGTACAAGCACGAGGAGGAGATCAAGCCCGGCGACAAACTCTTCTTCCCCACCGAAGCGGACGGCGTGCGCATCACGTTCGATGGTCAGACCTTCCGCGCGATCCATGAATACAGCAACCATCCCGTTACGATGATGACGTGGTTCGGCGCGAACGCGTACTGTGAATTCTACGGCTGGCGACTGCCGAGCGAGATCGAATGGGAGAAAGCCGCGCGCGGCACGGAGCTGGTGGATGGGCACGGACTGCCCTTCCCGTGGGGCACGCACATCGAGCGCAACAATGCCAACTATTATTCGTCGTTCGACCTGTTCGTGAAGATGTTCGGCAAACTGGGCAATACCACACCGGTCGGTTTTTACAACGGAAACACATACACGCTCCCAGAAGGAAGTTACACCACGCTGGATTCCGCTTCGCCTTATGGACTGTACGACATGGCGGGCAACGTCTGGCAGTGGACAGGCGATGACTATCCCAAACAGCACTACCGTCACATGCGCGGCGGAAGCTTCTACTCGTACGAAGTGGACCTGCGCGTGTGGAAATTCAACAGCGCGGGACCCCAGCATTACAGCCCGCAGGTCGGGTTCCGCTGTGCGCGGTAA
- the lysA gene encoding diaminopimelate decarboxylase has product MDRIDIFPISTKIENDSLTIAGHDLASLADRYLTPLYLYDRSTLDFSTKSYTDALSAHYPASSRITYAGKAFLCKAIAEWTKTHKLIVDCTGEGEIAIAVAGGVPRENILVHGVNKSLDDLKSAIEYAGTIVVDNLTELNRLHVILRSAQSDINIWLRLLPGIAVSTHHAHTQTGQHNSKFGMTRDEIIEAAKYCREHDLPLNGIHFHQGSNFRDPEPLIPAIETALDLIKEIGFTGEWHFCPGGGWGVAYHEDELPNPSIETYVRGIAEAVIEGCQSRGLDLPHLHLEPGRSLIARAGVAIYRVGAVKRRGNKTWLLVDGGMADNPRYAMYGARYSCLPVSGVGRERSEIVSIAGPFCESGDIVIEDLSMPNVKERELIAIPVSGAYHLSMSSNYNGARRPAVLMVEEGNVNLIQRRETAEDLLRRDENL; this is encoded by the coding sequence ATGGACCGAATTGACATCTTCCCCATTTCGACGAAAATCGAAAACGATTCTCTGACCATTGCGGGACATGATCTCGCCTCTCTCGCGGACCGGTACCTGACTCCGTTATATTTATATGACCGCTCCACCCTGGACTTCTCCACCAAATCCTACACGGACGCGTTATCCGCCCACTACCCTGCATCTTCGCGTATCACCTACGCAGGCAAAGCTTTCCTGTGCAAAGCCATCGCCGAATGGACGAAAACCCACAAGTTGATAGTGGATTGTACTGGTGAAGGCGAGATCGCAATTGCCGTCGCTGGCGGTGTGCCGCGCGAAAATATTCTGGTTCATGGGGTAAATAAATCGCTCGACGACCTGAAATCCGCAATTGAATATGCGGGGACAATCGTTGTCGATAATTTGACGGAACTTAATCGGCTTCATGTCATTCTTCGCTCCGCTCAGAGTGACATAAACATCTGGCTGCGACTCCTGCCCGGCATTGCTGTTTCAACTCACCACGCCCACACACAGACCGGTCAACACAACAGCAAATTCGGTATGACGCGCGATGAAATAATCGAAGCCGCAAAGTATTGTAGGGAACATGATTTGCCATTGAATGGCATTCATTTCCATCAAGGCTCGAATTTCCGCGACCCGGAGCCGCTCATCCCCGCCATCGAAACGGCATTGGATCTTATAAAGGAAATCGGTTTTACAGGCGAATGGCATTTTTGTCCCGGCGGAGGTTGGGGTGTGGCTTATCACGAGGATGAATTGCCAAATCCGTCCATTGAAACCTATGTGCGCGGAATCGCGGAAGCGGTGATCGAAGGCTGTCAGTCACGCGGACTTGACCTGCCCCATCTGCATCTCGAGCCGGGAAGAAGTCTCATCGCGCGGGCAGGAGTAGCGATCTATCGCGTCGGTGCGGTGAAGAGGCGCGGGAACAAGACCTGGTTGCTCGTTGACGGCGGCATGGCGGACAATCCACGCTACGCGATGTACGGGGCGAGATATTCCTGTTTGCCGGTGTCAGGCGTCGGGAGGGAAAGAAGCGAAATCGTCTCCATTGCGGGTCCGTTTTGTGAGTCGGGGGATATCGTCATTGAAGATCTATCCATGCCGAACGTCAAAGAAAGGGAATTGATCGCGATCCCTGTGTCGGGGGCATATCACTTGAGCATGTCATCCAATTACAACGGTGCGCGCAGACCGGCGGTTTTGATGGTAGAAGAGGGGAATGTCAACCTGATCCAACGCAGGGAAACAGCCGAGGATTTATTACGGCGGGACGAGAACCTTTAA
- a CDS encoding diguanylate cyclase, with protein sequence MELSLPVYLICLGSMVVLTIGIAAQAFLNWQRPGARTLGFLMLCMSIWAGFYMLEILHPELSVKITARKMLYLGMMLSPPLWLGFALRYTGISAWWSKRGHVLLLTIPGFIAFLLGTTNDWHSLIWSSMRLPASQPGALLLDLEPGFWIFAFIAYILIGIGLVVYTFVYFQSEKAFRVKTGVILVGALITTLVNIFFLIEDSTPALDPTPLSFVISAPLLAFGFFRYGVSSLLPLASNMVMDGLRDAIIIVGTEDRITDANLAAKKLLGIEIITDDMDIFSLLPQQERFREVWNENNANLILELPQDEGITWYEARIIPLTKHNRELIGRVIIFHDVTTEQALLRAEKRRSEQLTLLEETGRIVANSFDEKEILQRAVDAIIQRFRYPEAAISVLTPDDMLEVAVIAGTEDFGYQPGYRQKLGEGIIGHTAMIQKTYIAENVANDPYYFSNEQHFGAAICTPIWKQEKLFGVLYVESLEPHAFDVLDIKTMETLSSQISESLQRASLHAEAQENLHILSVIQDISKSIASSLDMETVANLVMSGLRDAFGYTHISIYLLETEYLQLVAEVGYPTENTISKIHVSQGVNGKAVRTKTIQFIEDTTKETIFLKSDESITSEICIPLMKENTVLGTLNVEANSSRPLTETDVNLLATIAGPIALAIDNARLHAQIKKLATTDAVTGLANRHVFEQSLASEIERAQRTGGNLSLIIFDIDSFKEYNDTWGHPAGDSRLKAVGEIVQKNLRKYDVAARYGGDEFAVILSNTDSKNAQAFAERLYQAAQAGAPPSPSGTGVPGYTLSMGIATFPQDASNQQQLLVAADNAALRSKHLGKNRIQLAGDLENGPN encoded by the coding sequence ATGGAACTCAGCCTGCCGGTCTACCTGATCTGTCTTGGGTCGATGGTCGTATTGACCATCGGCATTGCCGCTCAGGCATTCCTTAATTGGCAAAGACCCGGCGCGCGCACGCTGGGTTTCCTGATGCTCTGCATGTCGATCTGGGCAGGATTTTACATGCTGGAGATCCTGCATCCCGAGCTGTCTGTAAAGATCACCGCCAGAAAAATGCTGTACCTTGGGATGATGCTCTCGCCTCCGCTGTGGCTGGGGTTTGCTTTGCGGTACACAGGCATCAGCGCCTGGTGGTCGAAGCGCGGACACGTCCTTCTGTTGACGATTCCGGGCTTTATCGCATTTTTACTGGGAACAACCAATGACTGGCATTCGCTGATCTGGAGCTCGATGCGGCTGCCGGCTTCGCAGCCCGGTGCGCTCCTTCTGGACCTCGAACCTGGTTTCTGGATCTTTGCCTTTATTGCCTACATCCTGATCGGGATCGGACTGGTGGTTTATACGTTCGTTTATTTTCAAAGCGAGAAAGCGTTCCGCGTGAAGACCGGCGTAATTCTCGTCGGCGCGTTGATCACAACGCTCGTCAACATTTTTTTCCTGATCGAAGACAGCACGCCCGCGCTTGACCCCACCCCCTTATCATTCGTAATTTCCGCCCCCCTGCTCGCGTTTGGATTCTTTCGATACGGCGTTTCCAGCCTGCTCCCACTTGCATCGAACATGGTCATGGACGGACTCCGCGATGCCATCATCATTGTCGGCACCGAGGATCGCATCACGGATGCAAATCTGGCTGCAAAAAAACTGCTGGGCATCGAAATCATCACGGACGATATGGATATCTTCTCGCTCCTACCGCAGCAGGAACGTTTCAGAGAAGTCTGGAACGAGAACAACGCCAATCTAATTCTGGAACTGCCTCAGGACGAAGGCATTACATGGTATGAAGCCAGGATCATACCGCTTACGAAACACAACAGGGAACTCATCGGTCGCGTGATCATCTTCCATGATGTCACCACCGAACAAGCCCTGCTTAGGGCGGAAAAACGCCGCTCCGAGCAATTGACCCTGCTCGAGGAAACCGGCAGGATCGTAGCCAACAGTTTCGACGAAAAAGAAATCCTTCAGCGCGCAGTGGATGCGATCATCCAGCGCTTTCGCTATCCCGAAGCAGCCATTTCGGTTCTGACTCCGGATGATATGCTCGAAGTCGCTGTCATTGCAGGGACGGAGGATTTTGGATACCAGCCGGGATACCGCCAGAAATTGGGGGAAGGCATCATCGGTCATACCGCCATGATACAAAAAACCTACATCGCCGAAAACGTGGCAAATGACCCTTACTACTTCTCCAATGAACAGCATTTTGGCGCCGCCATCTGCACGCCGATCTGGAAACAGGAAAAACTCTTCGGTGTTCTTTATGTGGAAAGCCTCGAACCGCATGCGTTCGATGTGCTCGATATCAAAACCATGGAGACACTATCCAGTCAGATATCCGAATCCCTTCAGCGGGCATCCCTGCACGCTGAAGCACAGGAAAATTTGCACATTCTTTCCGTCATACAGGATATCTCCAAAAGCATTGCATCCTCGCTGGATATGGAAACTGTTGCAAATCTGGTCATGAGCGGATTAAGGGATGCATTCGGCTACACCCACATCAGCATCTATCTGCTGGAGACAGAATACCTGCAGCTTGTTGCCGAGGTCGGGTATCCCACCGAAAACACCATATCAAAGATCCACGTCAGTCAGGGAGTTAACGGGAAAGCCGTCCGAACAAAAACGATCCAGTTCATCGAGGATACGACGAAGGAAACCATCTTCCTGAAATCGGACGAGAGCATCACCAGTGAGATCTGCATCCCGCTCATGAAAGAGAACACCGTTCTTGGAACATTGAACGTGGAAGCCAACTCTTCCCGTCCATTAACCGAAACAGACGTCAATCTGCTTGCAACCATCGCCGGTCCAATTGCACTCGCAATCGATAATGCCAGACTGCATGCTCAGATCAAAAAACTGGCAACCACCGATGCCGTGACGGGTCTGGCAAACCGCCACGTATTCGAACAATCCCTTGCATCCGAGATCGAACGCGCCCAGCGAACAGGCGGCAACCTCTCCCTCATCATTTTCGACATCGATTCCTTTAAGGAATACAACGATACGTGGGGACATCCCGCCGGCGACTCGCGCCTGAAAGCGGTTGGAGAGATCGTGCAAAAGAACCTGCGCAAATACGATGTCGCCGCACGCTACGGAGGCGACGAGTTTGCCGTCATCCTTTCCAATACCGACTCAAAAAATGCGCAGGCGTTCGCAGAACGTTTATATCAGGCGGCACAAGCGGGCGCTCCGCCATCACCATCCGGAACCGGCGTGCCGGGCTACACGCTCAGCATGGGCATCGCCACCTTCCCACAGGATGCGTCCAACCAGCAGCAGCTTCTTGTCGCCGCCGATAACGCCGCGCTTCGATCAAAACACCTCGGAAAGAATCGAATTCAACTTGCCGGCGATCTTGAAAATGGACCGAATTGA
- the cyoE gene encoding heme o synthase, with amino-acid sequence MTNAAQSKIAHYWALTKPSQSGLLLATGLAGYMSARCPVFNIGTILALAGSLFLAIAGSTVLNMWWDRDIDAKMGRTQKRATSKGLVEENEVLRVGLILSVIGVGWAVAMDALYGLIVFAGLFFDVVVYSMWLKRRTAWSIVWGGISGAMPILAGRALGLGAIDWIGVTLALGILFWIPTHTLTFSMKFAKDYADACVPTFPSTYGLTVTRITIAVSSVLAAAAMVAAGYGIGMAWGFLRLLGVLSAGLLMLAVTVTFNPSERVNFGLFKYASIYMLAAMILVVIEVM; translated from the coding sequence ATGACCAACGCCGCTCAATCGAAAATCGCCCACTATTGGGCATTGACCAAACCGTCGCAATCGGGTTTGCTGCTTGCAACGGGTCTGGCAGGCTATATGAGCGCGCGTTGTCCTGTGTTCAATATTGGCACGATCCTTGCATTGGCGGGTAGTCTCTTCCTTGCGATCGCGGGAAGTACCGTCCTCAACATGTGGTGGGACCGTGACATTGATGCCAAGATGGGACGCACGCAAAAGCGCGCCACATCGAAGGGGCTGGTGGAGGAAAACGAAGTCCTGCGCGTCGGTTTGATCCTTTCGGTCATCGGCGTCGGCTGGGCGGTGGCGATGGACGCGTTGTACGGTCTCATCGTCTTCGCAGGTCTGTTCTTCGACGTGGTCGTGTACAGCATGTGGCTCAAACGCCGCACCGCGTGGAGCATCGTTTGGGGCGGCATCTCGGGCGCGATGCCCATTCTCGCGGGGCGCGCGCTCGGTCTCGGCGCGATCGATTGGATCGGTGTCACGCTCGCGCTCGGCATCCTGTTCTGGATTCCCACCCATACGCTCACCTTCAGCATGAAATTCGCCAAAGACTACGCCGACGCCTGCGTGCCGACCTTCCCCTCCACCTACGGGCTGACGGTCACCCGCATCACCATCGCGGTCTCGTCCGTGCTGGCGGCCGCGGCGATGGTCGCGGCGGGCTATGGCATCGGCATGGCGTGGGGCTTCCTGCGATTGCTCGGCGTGCTCTCCGCAGGTTTGCTGATGCTGGCGGTAACGGTCACGTTCAATCCGTCCGAGCGCGTCAACTTCGGTTTGTTCAAGTACGCGTCCATTTACATGCTTGCCGCGATGATTCTGGTTGTGATCGAAGTGATGTGA